The genomic stretch CGGGAGGCGACAACCGCTGGCGGGCTTCGATGCCGGTTACACGGACATCGTGGACTACATCGTGCGGTGTACCCACAAAATTTGGGAGGAAAAGGCCATCGGCCTGATCTACACCCACTACGCGCACAACGTCATCCTGCACACCTCGTTCGGCGTGACTTATGGGCGCGAGGCGGTGGTGCGGAACACCCTGCAAAGCCAGGCGGGCTTCACGAGTGGACGCGGGTACGCCGACGACGTGATCTGGGGCGGCGACGAGACAAGGGGCTTTTACACCTCCCACCGCGTGCGCGGCTCGTCCGTCAACACCGGCCCGACCCTGCACGGCCCGCCCACCTTCCGCCGGTCGGCGCGCTGGGGCATCGCGGACTGCTTCATCCGGGAGAACCGCATCGTGGAGGAGTGGCTCTTCCACGACGGGGCGAGCAGCCTGCGGCAGATGGGGTACGACCCGGTGGTTCTGGCGAAAAGGGCGGTGCTTCGGGGCGGGCCACACACGCGCGGCGAGGTGGACCGCCTTCCGACGGGCCAGCAGGCCCCCGCCTTTCTGGACGTACCGGGTGGAGAAGCGGACCCGCCGGGCTTTATTGCCGCCCTCCTGCACAACCTCTGGAACGCCCGCCTCGTCAATATGGTGCGCGACCATTACGCGCCCGGTCTCGTGGCCTACGTCCCGGGGGAGCGCAAGCTGTACGGGTATGGCGAGTACGAGAACTTCGTCATTACGCTGCTTGCCAGTTTTCCCGACCTGGCGCTGACGGCGGACCATCAATGCGTGTTGGGTGACGAGCGGCGGGGCTTCCGGGTCGCCACCCGCTTCACGTTGCAAGGGACGCACGAGGGCTACGGCCCCTACGGCGCCCCGACCGGACGGCGCGTCTTCCTGATCGGGGCCAGCCATCACGTCATCCAGGGCGGCAGGGTCACCCGGGAGTGGACGCTCTTCGACGAATTCGCCCTGCTCACCCAGCTCCACGCCCGCCAGGAGGCCCAGCAGTGACTGACGACATCCAGCCACTTCCCGTCTTCGATTTCGCCGACCGGCCGGACATCGCCGACTTCGAGCGTGCGGCCAATACCGGGCGCAGACAGCCGCTGCGGGGCTTCGATGCCGACTACACCGACATTGTGGACTACATCGTGCGGTGTACCCACAAGATCTGGGAAGAAAAGGCCATCGGGCTGATCTACACGCATTACGCGCATAACGCGGTGGTGCATAGCCCCGCTGGCGTGTTCTACGGGCGCGAGACGGTGGTGAGAAACACCCTCCAGAATCAGGCGATCTGGGGCGACCTGCGGGCCTACGCGGACGACGTGATCTGGGGCGGCAACGAGGACGAGGGGTATTACAGCTCCCACCGCCACGTCAACACCGCCACGCACACCGGCTACACCGAGTTCGGGCCGCCGACGGGCCGCAAGATCCTGTACTGGGGCATTGCCGATTGCCTGATCCGCGAGAACCGGATCGTGGAGGAGTGGCTGACCCATGACGGCGTGACCATCGTGAAGCAGATGGGGTATGACCCGCTGAGCCTGGCAAAACAGGCCGTCCTGCCCGCCACGCTCCACACCCACGGCGAGATAGACCGCCTGCCTACGGGTCAGCAGGCACCGGAATTCGCGCCCGTGCCGAACGCTGACGGGGACCCGCAGGGCTTCATCCGGGCCGTCTGGCAGAACCTGTGGAATGCACGGCTCGTCAACATGGTGCGCGAGCACTACGCCCCCGGCCTCGTCGCCTTCCTGCCCGACGCGCGTAAGCTGTACGGCTACGGCGACTACGAGAACTTCGTGATCACGCTGATGGCCTGCTTTCCCGATCTGGCGGTCACCGTGGATCACCAATGCGTGCTGGGCGACGAGCGGCGCGGCTACCGGGTGGCGACCCGCTCCACCTTCCAGGGCACCCACGAGGGGTACGGGCCGTACGGCGCCCCCACCGGGCGGCGCGTCTCCATGATCGTGATCAGCCACCACACCATCCAGGGCGGCAGGGTCGTGAAGGAATGGACGGTCTTTGACGAGTTCGCGCTTCTCAAACAACTGCATGGGCGGATCGGGGGTGCCAGTGACAGCGGACCGGATGTCATCGAAGCCAGCCAGTGAGCACGAGGAACGCGCCCGGCTCACGGTGGACGAACGCGACCTCGGGCCCCAGATGGCCCCGGTGGTGGCCGGGCGGCGGCAGAGCCTGGAAGGCTTCGAGGCCGATTACACCGACATCGTGGACTACATCATCCGGTGTACCCACAAGATCTGGGAGGACAAGGCGGTCGGCCTGATCTACACCCACTACGCGCACAACACCCCGGTCCACCTCTCGGACGCCGAGTTCTACGGGCGCGATCAGGTCGTCGAGAACACCGTGCGGACGCTGGCGGCCTTTCCCGACCTGCGCCTCTTCGGCGACGAGGTGATCTGGAGCGGCAACGACCGGGATGGCTTTCACTCCTCGCACCGGGTCACCTGGAGCGGGCACAACCTCGGCCACAGCATCTACGGCCCGCCCACCGGGAGACGGGTGCAGCGCCGCGAGATCGCCCACTGCGTCGTGCGCCGGGGCCGCATCGTGGAGGAGTGGATCGTCCACGACGAGACCGCGCTGATCCGCCAGCTCGGGCTCGATGAGGTCGAACTCGCCCGCACCCTCGCCCGGATGGAGGCAGAACTGGGGTGGCAGAGTCCCGGTGACCTCGTCGGCGAGGTGCCCCGGCTGCCCGGCCAGGGCCACCCACCCGTCCAGCTCGACGGCGACCCCCGCGACCCGGACGCGCTGCCGGGCCTACTCTACGGGCTGGTCTGGAACGCGCGGATGCTGAATTACCTGGCCGAGTATTACGCGCCGAACGCCGTGGTCTGGGTGCCCGGCAACCGCCGCCTGGAGGGGCACGGCGACCTCACCGCCTACGTGCTGGGGCTGCTGGCCGCCTTTCCCGACGGGGCGATGAGTGTGGACCACGTCGCCTGGATAGGGAGCGAGGCGCAGGGGTACAAGGTCGCGGCGCGCTGGACCTTTCAGGGGACCCACGGTGGGCCGGGACCCTATGGCCCCCCCACGGGGCGGCGGGTGCGGGTGCTGGGAATCAGCCACTTCGAGGTGCGCGGTGGGCGCATCGAGCGCGAGTACATGGTCTGGGACGAGTTCGCCCTGCTCAAGCAGGTGTACCGGCCCGGGTGAAAGGACCCTCATGGAGTATTTCAAGCAGGCCGCCCCCCAGCCGCCTTCGGTCAATCAGGAAATCCGCGACACCGTTTCGCGCATCCTCTCCGACGTGGAGCGTGAGGGCCTGGTCGCCGTCCGGCGCTACAGCGAGCAGTTCGACGGCCACAGCCCACCTTCCTTCCGCATGTCTCAGGAGGAGATTGCCCGGGTCACCTCGGAGGTCGAGGATTCCGTGGCCCGCGCCATTGACTTCAGCCTGGAGCAGGTCAAGGGTTTCGCCGCGTTGCAGCGCCGCACGCTGGTGGACTTCGAGGCGGAGACCTTGCCCGGCGTGACCATCGGGCAGAAGCAGATTCCGGTGAACGCGGTGGGGGCGTACATTCCGGGAGGGCGCTATCCCATCACGGCGGCCCCGGCGATGACGATTGGCGTGCCGAAAGCGGCGGGGGTGCCCCGAGTTGTGGCATGCGCGCCCGTTCAGCGCGGCACCGGGCGCATCAATCCCTCCCAGCTCTATGGCATCGTGCAGAGCGGGGCCGACGAGATCTACACCATCGGGGGCGCGCAGGCGATGGCGGCGATGGCTTTCGGGCTGGAGGGCAGCCCACCCCTGGAGGCCGTGGACATGCTCGTGGGTGCGGGCAACGCCTACGTCGCCGAGGCCAAGCGGCAACTCTTCGGGGTGGTGGGGATTGACCTGCTGGCCGGGCCCACCGAAATCTGCATCCTGGCCGACGACTCCGCCGACCCGGAACTCGTGGCCGCTGACCTGCTGGCCCAGGCGGAGCACGGGGTCAACTCGCAGTCGGTCCTGATTACCACCTCGCGCCCACTCGCCGAGGCCGTCACGCGCGAGATCGAGCGACAGCTCGCGGGCCTGCCCACCGCCGACGCCGCCGGGGCTTCCTGGCGCGACTACGGCGAGATCATCCTGGTCGAGTCCGACGAGGAGATGGCGCGGGTGTCCGACCGGGTGGCCTCCGAGCACCTGGAGGTGCAGACCCGCGATCCCGACTGGTTCCTCGCGCGGCTCACGAACTACGGCTCGCTCTTCCTGGGGCGGAACGCGGCGGTGGCCTACGCGGACAAGGGCATCGGCACGAACCACGTCCTGCCCACGAGCCGGGCGGCCCGGTACACGGGCGGCCTGTGGGTCGGCAAGTTCATCAAGACCGTCACCTGGCAGCGGGTCGCGGACGCGGCCAACGCGACAGTCGCCCCGCCCTTCATCACGATGGCCGACACGGAGGGGATGGTCGGCCACGCGGACTCCATGCGCCTGAGACTCCGCGGGGCGTCTGGGGACTGATGGCGAGGGTTCTGCCGCTGGCCGCCGTGCAGGAGGCCCCATGTCCCGCTGACGCGCCGCTGAGCCTGTTCGCAAACCATGTTCAGGCGCTGACGGCGGCCTTTCCGCAGACGCGGCTCATCGTCTACCCCGAACTCCACCTGTTCGGAACGGAGGGGCCCCTGAGGCGGGAGATGCTGCTGGACATGGCCGAGCCGCTCTCCGGCCCGCGCATGGCGGCCCTGGGAGAACTGGCGGGGGACCTGGGTGTGTGGCTGGTGCCGGGCAGCGTGTGCGAGCGGGGCCCTGGGGGGCAACTCTTCAACACCGCCGTCGCCCTCTCACCCGAGGGACAACTCGCCGCGTCGTATCGCAAGGTCTTTCCCTGGCGCCCGTACGAGCCCTTCGCCCCGGGCGACCGCTTCGTGACCTTCGACCTGCCCGGAGTCGGGCGGGCGGGCTTCTCCATCTGCTACGACGCCTGGTTCCCGGAGGTCACCCGCCACCTCGCCTGGATGGGCGCCGAGGTGGTGCTCAACCTCGTGAAGACGACGACCTGCGACCGCGCCCAGGAGGTGATCCTGGCGCGGGCGAACGCCATCGTCAATCAGGTGTTCGTGGTGAGCGTGAACTGCGCCGGGCCGGTGGGGACGGGTCGCAGCCTCGTCGTGGACCCGGAGGGGATCGTCCGGGCCGAGACGGTCGGGGCAGAGCAAACCGTCCTGACCCATGTGCTCGACCTCGATCACGTTCCGCGCGCTCGGCAGTACGGCACGGTGGGACTGACCCGGCCCTGGGAGCAGTTTCAGCCCGGCGACCCGTCCCTGCCCTTGCCGCTGTACGGGGGAAGCATCGCCCCGGAGCGGTGGCACCCGGCCTCCCCGGAAGGACCCCGGGTGGTGGAGGGACGTGCCGAATGAGCGGGGCAGGTCGGCCCGACCGCGCTCTCAACGGAGGAACCGCGTGACTCAAGAACTCAGGCCTGTCTTCGACTTCGCTGACCACCCCGACATTGCCGACTTCGCCGC from Deinococcus aerius encodes the following:
- a CDS encoding nuclear transport factor 2 family protein; this encodes MTVERSRTGPAIFDFADHPDISDFEQAAGTGRRQPLAGFDAGYTDIVDYIVRCTHKIWEEKAIGLIYTHYAHNVILHTSFGVTYGREAVVRNTLQSQAGFTSGRGYADDVIWGGDETRGFYTSHRVRGSSVNTGPTLHGPPTFRRSARWGIADCFIRENRIVEEWLFHDGASSLRQMGYDPVVLAKRAVLRGGPHTRGEVDRLPTGQQAPAFLDVPGGEADPPGFIAALLHNLWNARLVNMVRDHYAPGLVAYVPGERKLYGYGEYENFVITLLASFPDLALTADHQCVLGDERRGFRVATRFTLQGTHEGYGPYGAPTGRRVFLIGASHHVIQGGRVTREWTLFDEFALLTQLHARQEAQQ
- a CDS encoding ester cyclase codes for the protein MTDDIQPLPVFDFADRPDIADFERAANTGRRQPLRGFDADYTDIVDYIVRCTHKIWEEKAIGLIYTHYAHNAVVHSPAGVFYGRETVVRNTLQNQAIWGDLRAYADDVIWGGNEDEGYYSSHRHVNTATHTGYTEFGPPTGRKILYWGIADCLIRENRIVEEWLTHDGVTIVKQMGYDPLSLAKQAVLPATLHTHGEIDRLPTGQQAPEFAPVPNADGDPQGFIRAVWQNLWNARLVNMVREHYAPGLVAFLPDARKLYGYGDYENFVITLMACFPDLAVTVDHQCVLGDERRGYRVATRSTFQGTHEGYGPYGAPTGRRVSMIVISHHTIQGGRVVKEWTVFDEFALLKQLHGRIGGASDSGPDVIEASQ
- a CDS encoding ester cyclase; its protein translation is MSSKPASEHEERARLTVDERDLGPQMAPVVAGRRQSLEGFEADYTDIVDYIIRCTHKIWEDKAVGLIYTHYAHNTPVHLSDAEFYGRDQVVENTVRTLAAFPDLRLFGDEVIWSGNDRDGFHSSHRVTWSGHNLGHSIYGPPTGRRVQRREIAHCVVRRGRIVEEWIVHDETALIRQLGLDEVELARTLARMEAELGWQSPGDLVGEVPRLPGQGHPPVQLDGDPRDPDALPGLLYGLVWNARMLNYLAEYYAPNAVVWVPGNRRLEGHGDLTAYVLGLLAAFPDGAMSVDHVAWIGSEAQGYKVAARWTFQGTHGGPGPYGPPTGRRVRVLGISHFEVRGGRIEREYMVWDEFALLKQVYRPG
- the hisD gene encoding histidinol dehydrogenase, which encodes MEYFKQAAPQPPSVNQEIRDTVSRILSDVEREGLVAVRRYSEQFDGHSPPSFRMSQEEIARVTSEVEDSVARAIDFSLEQVKGFAALQRRTLVDFEAETLPGVTIGQKQIPVNAVGAYIPGGRYPITAAPAMTIGVPKAAGVPRVVACAPVQRGTGRINPSQLYGIVQSGADEIYTIGGAQAMAAMAFGLEGSPPLEAVDMLVGAGNAYVAEAKRQLFGVVGIDLLAGPTEICILADDSADPELVAADLLAQAEHGVNSQSVLITTSRPLAEAVTREIERQLAGLPTADAAGASWRDYGEIILVESDEEMARVSDRVASEHLEVQTRDPDWFLARLTNYGSLFLGRNAAVAYADKGIGTNHVLPTSRAARYTGGLWVGKFIKTVTWQRVADAANATVAPPFITMADTEGMVGHADSMRLRLRGASGD
- a CDS encoding carbon-nitrogen hydrolase family protein; this translates as MARVLPLAAVQEAPCPADAPLSLFANHVQALTAAFPQTRLIVYPELHLFGTEGPLRREMLLDMAEPLSGPRMAALGELAGDLGVWLVPGSVCERGPGGQLFNTAVALSPEGQLAASYRKVFPWRPYEPFAPGDRFVTFDLPGVGRAGFSICYDAWFPEVTRHLAWMGAEVVLNLVKTTTCDRAQEVILARANAIVNQVFVVSVNCAGPVGTGRSLVVDPEGIVRAETVGAEQTVLTHVLDLDHVPRARQYGTVGLTRPWEQFQPGDPSLPLPLYGGSIAPERWHPASPEGPRVVEGRAE